A DNA window from Comamonas fluminis contains the following coding sequences:
- the smc gene encoding chromosome segregation protein SMC: protein MRLNSIKLSGFKSFAEPTNFILPGQMVGVVGPNGCGKSNIMDAVRWVLGESKASELRGESMQDVIFNGTTHRKPSSRASVELTFDNSDHRAGGQWGQFGEIAVKRVLTREGNSSYFINNQPVRRRDVQDVFLGTGLGPRAYAIIGQGTISRIIESRPEELRLFLEEAAGVSKYKERRRETENRLSATTENLTRVEDILRELNANLDKLEKQAEVAAKYNGLNSQVTLKQHQLWFMKRAEAEAEQDRVRVEGLKVVNELEERMADIRNNESGLETLRQAHYDASDHVNQAQSKLYEATAEVGKLEAEIRYVVEGRQRVQQRLQQLAEQLLLWSSRSEEAQGEIENIEGAGMDAEEQAEMLAAQLEEQSARLPDLEDALHKAQKADADQRNSVVQVQQQIQVLAAEQRSLDEQRRQFETRFERLRADRNALETPDEARLNNLQTQLAEAQELAEMADAVLNELQDSVPQLDEDRRTRQQTVNAENSRHADLSARLEALKALQEKVKTDGKLQPWLAKHGLDGLQGLWSRIAIEGGWENALEAALRERLGALEVGRLDMVRGFLGSGGQDAPPARLAFFSPPQAAGAALGSRFAALSDLLKVNDAGLRAVLVDWLSGCYTAPTLDEALAKRADLQAGETIYVPTGHAVTAHSVTFYAQDSEQSGLLARAQEIEHLEKEVRAQSLIADESRSALVRAESAYADASQRLVSARREATESQGRAHELQVETLRLSQLAEQARARNAQISADLSEVEAQLGDIEERKVSAEARFEELDMQLADSQERHAQLGDRVLESERRLNESREQLRALERQAQEATFSQRTLHARRAELSRTIETASQQAKSLAEEQQRAQDELARLSDAAAQGGLQDALDLKMQREKDVAERRSEYEDLTNKLRASDERRQSLEKALDPLRQRITEFQLKEQAARLGLEQYSNLLTEAEADLAAVAQSIAEGNVRMHGLQGEIDRLHREIQALGAVNLAALDELTLARERKTFLDAQMDDLTKAMNTLEEAIRKIDAETRDLLTGTFDIVNRHFGRMFPELFGGGQAKLVITGDEILDAGVQVIAQPPGKKNQTIHLLSGGEKALTAIALVFAIFQLNPAPFCLLDEVDAPLDDANTERYAKLVYSMSKGTQFLFISHNKIAMEMAEQLIGVTMQEQGVSRIVAVDMESALSMAELS from the coding sequence GTGCGCCTGAATTCCATCAAGCTCTCCGGCTTCAAATCCTTTGCAGAACCCACCAACTTCATCCTGCCCGGGCAGATGGTGGGTGTGGTCGGCCCCAACGGCTGCGGCAAGTCCAACATCATGGACGCGGTGCGCTGGGTGCTGGGCGAGAGCAAGGCCAGCGAGTTGCGCGGCGAGTCCATGCAGGACGTCATCTTCAACGGCACCACCCACCGCAAACCGTCCAGCCGCGCCAGCGTGGAGCTGACGTTTGACAACAGCGACCACCGTGCCGGTGGCCAGTGGGGCCAGTTTGGCGAGATTGCCGTCAAGCGCGTGCTCACGCGCGAAGGCAACAGCAGCTATTTCATCAATAACCAGCCCGTGCGTCGCCGTGACGTGCAGGACGTGTTTCTGGGCACCGGCCTTGGCCCGCGTGCCTACGCCATCATTGGTCAGGGCACGATCAGCCGCATCATTGAGTCGCGCCCGGAAGAGCTGCGACTGTTTCTGGAAGAAGCGGCTGGGGTATCCAAATACAAGGAGCGCAGGCGTGAGACGGAAAACCGCCTTTCGGCCACGACCGAAAACCTCACCCGTGTGGAAGATATTCTTCGCGAACTCAACGCCAACCTTGACAAGCTTGAGAAGCAAGCCGAAGTTGCAGCCAAGTACAACGGCTTAAACAGCCAGGTCACGCTCAAGCAGCACCAGCTGTGGTTCATGAAGCGTGCCGAAGCCGAAGCCGAGCAGGACCGCGTGCGGGTTGAGGGCCTGAAGGTCGTCAATGAGCTTGAAGAGCGCATGGCCGATATCCGCAACAACGAAAGCGGACTGGAAACCCTGCGCCAGGCGCACTACGACGCCAGCGACCATGTCAATCAGGCGCAAAGCAAGCTGTACGAAGCCACGGCGGAAGTGGGCAAGCTGGAAGCCGAAATTCGCTATGTGGTCGAAGGCCGCCAGCGTGTGCAGCAGCGCCTGCAGCAGCTGGCCGAACAGCTTTTGCTGTGGAGCAGCCGCAGCGAAGAAGCGCAGGGCGAAATCGAGAACATCGAAGGCGCGGGCATGGACGCCGAGGAGCAGGCCGAGATGTTGGCCGCTCAGCTCGAAGAGCAAAGCGCCCGCCTGCCTGATCTGGAAGACGCGCTGCACAAGGCGCAGAAGGCGGATGCAGACCAGCGCAACTCTGTGGTGCAGGTGCAGCAACAGATTCAAGTGCTGGCCGCCGAGCAGCGCAGTCTGGACGAGCAGCGCCGCCAGTTTGAAACCCGCTTTGAGCGCTTGCGTGCCGATCGCAATGCGCTGGAAACGCCTGACGAAGCCCGGCTGAACAATCTGCAAACCCAGTTGGCCGAAGCGCAGGAGCTGGCCGAGATGGCCGATGCCGTGCTCAACGAGCTGCAGGACAGTGTGCCGCAGCTCGATGAAGACCGCCGCACGCGCCAGCAGACGGTGAATGCTGAAAACAGCCGCCACGCTGATCTGTCGGCTCGCCTCGAAGCGCTCAAGGCCTTGCAGGAAAAGGTCAAGACCGATGGCAAGCTCCAGCCCTGGCTGGCCAAGCATGGTCTGGACGGGCTGCAAGGGCTGTGGAGCCGCATCGCCATTGAAGGCGGCTGGGAAAATGCACTAGAAGCCGCGCTGCGTGAGCGACTGGGGGCGCTGGAAGTGGGCCGCCTTGATATGGTGCGCGGCTTTCTGGGCAGTGGCGGGCAGGATGCTCCGCCTGCGCGCCTGGCGTTCTTCAGCCCGCCACAAGCGGCAGGTGCAGCGCTTGGCAGCCGTTTTGCGGCCCTGTCAGATCTGCTCAAGGTCAATGACGCAGGTCTGCGCGCCGTGCTGGTCGATTGGCTCTCGGGCTGCTACACGGCACCCACGCTGGATGAAGCCCTGGCCAAGCGGGCTGACTTGCAGGCAGGTGAAACCATTTACGTGCCTACGGGCCACGCCGTCACCGCGCACAGCGTGACGTTTTATGCGCAGGATTCCGAGCAGTCGGGCCTGCTGGCGCGGGCCCAGGAAATTGAACACCTTGAAAAAGAGGTGCGTGCCCAGTCGCTGATTGCCGATGAATCGCGCTCGGCGCTGGTGCGTGCCGAAAGTGCTTATGCCGATGCGTCCCAGCGTCTGGTGTCTGCGCGCCGGGAAGCGACGGAATCACAGGGCCGTGCGCATGAACTGCAGGTTGAAACCCTGAGACTGTCGCAACTGGCCGAGCAGGCCCGTGCCCGCAATGCGCAGATTTCGGCAGATCTGTCCGAAGTCGAAGCACAACTGGGCGATATCGAAGAGCGCAAAGTCTCTGCCGAGGCCCGCTTTGAAGAGCTGGACATGCAACTGGCCGATAGCCAGGAGCGCCACGCCCAACTGGGCGACCGTGTGCTGGAGTCCGAGCGCCGCCTGAACGAGTCACGCGAGCAACTGCGTGCGCTGGAGCGCCAGGCGCAGGAAGCCACTTTCTCGCAGCGCACCCTGCATGCGCGCCGCGCCGAGCTGTCGCGCACCATTGAAACTGCCAGCCAGCAGGCCAAGTCGCTGGCCGAAGAGCAGCAGCGCGCTCAGGATGAGCTGGCCCGTCTGTCAGACGCCGCTGCGCAGGGCGGTCTGCAGGATGCGCTGGACTTGAAGATGCAGCGCGAAAAAGATGTGGCCGAGCGCCGCAGCGAATACGAAGACCTGACCAACAAGCTGCGTGCCAGCGATGAGCGCCGTCAGAGTCTGGAAAAGGCGCTGGATCCGCTGCGTCAGCGCATCACCGAATTTCAGCTCAAGGAACAGGCCGCGCGCCTGGGCCTGGAACAGTACAGCAATTTGCTGACCGAAGCCGAGGCCGATCTGGCCGCCGTGGCCCAGTCGATTGCCGAGGGCAATGTGCGCATGCACGGCCTGCAGGGCGAAATCGACCGTCTGCACCGCGAAATTCAGGCGCTGGGTGCGGTGAATCTGGCCGCGCTTGACGAGCTGACGCTGGCGCGCGAGCGCAAGACCTTCCTCGATGCGCAGATGGATGACCTGACCAAGGCCATGAACACGCTGGAAGAGGCCATCCGCAAGATTGACGCCGAAACGCGTGACCTGCTGACCGGCACCTTCGACATCGTCAACCGCCACTTTGGCCGCATGTTCCCCGAGCTGTTTGGCGGCGGGCAGGCCAAGCTGGTGATTACCGGCGACGAAATTCTGGATGCGGGCGTGCAGGTGATTGCCCAGCCGCCCGGCAAGAAGAACCAGACCATTCACCTGCTGTCGGGTGGCGAAAAAGCACTGACCGCGATTGCGCTGGTGTTTGCCATCTTCCAGCTCAATCCCGCGCCGTTCTGTCTGCTCGATGAGGTGGACGCACCGCTGGATGATGCCAATACCGAACGCTATGCCAAGCTGGTCTACAGCATGAGCAAGGGAACCCAGTTTCTGTTCATCAGTCACAACAAGATCGCCATGGAAATGGCCGAGCAACTGATTGGTGTGACCATGCAGGAGCAGGGCGTTTCACGAATTGTTGCGGTGGACATGGAGTCCGCGCTGTCCATGGCTGAGCTATCCTGA
- a CDS encoding YnfA family protein, with amino-acid sequence MTEIKTLSLFAITAVAEILGCYLPWLWLKQGASVWLLLPAALSLVAFVWLLTLHPSASGRIYAAYGGVYISVALIWLWLVDGVRPSGWDMAGVAVCLLGVGLIAFQPRS; translated from the coding sequence GTGACTGAAATCAAGACCCTGTCGCTGTTTGCGATCACCGCCGTGGCCGAAATTCTGGGCTGCTATCTGCCCTGGCTCTGGCTCAAGCAGGGCGCCAGTGTCTGGCTGCTGCTGCCCGCAGCACTCAGTCTGGTGGCTTTTGTGTGGCTGCTCACGCTGCACCCCTCGGCCTCGGGCCGTATTTATGCAGCCTATGGCGGGGTCTATATCAGCGTGGCTTTGATCTGGCTGTGGCTGGTTGATGGTGTGCGCCCCAGCGGCTGGGACATGGCAGGCGTGGCCGTATGCCTGCTGGGCGTGGGGCTGATCGCCTTTCAGCCGCGTAGCTGA
- a CDS encoding bifunctional diguanylate cyclase/phosphodiesterase, which yields MSRSVLRSSLKTRRFGLAFTALALGVGCGALGGWLVHSNMQNRAGQRLDSSAEQTVQMLQQRLQAYREVLEQVALSLQGEADESQQLFAEQAHHALSQVRLHGLQALSLTRVTEPNPQAEAGEPPFNFEVSAVWPYKGNEMLSGSNARQPSVAWQSLQSAWKSQTISVSGAYHLYQVADSPLGVLLRLPVFAPQDRNSNAAPQLLGIVNASLILPDFARNLLPASVYPHVAMRLMDLGPATGAQTAKALTESTLYTGPLWAQSANQKSFAQTAALERTMRAYDRVWLLQFKPVPDAVTWLEKALPWAIFALGTLAGLAFALGFSGWWQTRAGWLQRIHSSKQARQQSDARFHAMCEQAALGVVELELSSHSILKANPHYCRLTGYAESELLARNVLELVVPEDRASCATLMDVNHLQQFSHAGGEFCLRARTGELLWVELTAFLKDSSGEQRVLLLVQDISGRKRFEQMEREGHQQLRNLMQRLPVGLVMEDLDGRFVYWNEEFLRLAGQAALPETSSAQWWQRMYPDAAEHERVVQRWQSAQEKARAALKAEKSLLSSLETEAWNVQVGSPGAYTIDSQEMQLLGVDGQRRSVLVSGVVQDDGCLLVLQDQSLRKAAEQEAKRLAFYDALTDLPNRRLMADRLQQALETSMLRQHFGGVVLLDIDNFKAFNEAYGLEQGDQLLVVMSQRIKALLPAGASMARQGGDDFVVLLEDLGTDPVAAAARLEHEAKHWMHELRESMEIAGIPRKITVSMGLSLFGGLPLTVEEVLRRAEMAMYQAKSQGRNTRCFFDPQLQSALKERRALEHDMRAGLDAGQFELFYQPQVEIGRITGAEALLRWKHPERGYVPPAQFIPLAEETGFILPLGEWVLQAACHQLACWAQHPRFGQLVLSVNVSPSQFLQPGFVDQVLKALAEHGADARKLKLELTEGMLVTDVDSTIAKMARLKSYGIGFSLDDFGTGYSSLAYLKRLPLDQLKIDRSFVRDVLTDPNDAAIARTIVALAKSLSLEVIAEGVETLAQCRFLEGIRCYAWQGYLMSPAVPPLDFERLVTEGNVPGSSAPALSPASMR from the coding sequence ATGTCGCGTTCTGTTCTTCGTTCATCGTTGAAGACACGCCGTTTCGGGCTCGCTTTCACGGCGCTGGCTCTGGGTGTGGGCTGCGGAGCACTGGGCGGCTGGCTGGTACACAGCAATATGCAGAACCGGGCGGGGCAAAGGCTGGACAGCAGTGCCGAGCAAACCGTGCAGATGCTGCAGCAGCGGCTGCAGGCATACCGGGAAGTGCTGGAGCAGGTGGCGCTGTCCTTGCAAGGCGAAGCGGACGAAAGCCAGCAACTGTTTGCCGAGCAGGCGCACCATGCGCTGTCACAAGTGCGATTGCACGGATTGCAGGCCTTGAGCTTGACGCGGGTCACAGAACCCAATCCGCAGGCCGAAGCTGGAGAGCCGCCTTTCAACTTTGAGGTGTCTGCCGTCTGGCCGTACAAGGGCAATGAAATGCTGAGCGGCAGCAACGCGCGCCAGCCATCGGTCGCCTGGCAGTCTTTGCAGTCGGCGTGGAAGAGTCAGACCATCAGCGTCTCTGGCGCTTATCACCTCTATCAGGTAGCGGACAGCCCGCTGGGCGTCTTGCTGCGCCTGCCGGTATTTGCCCCTCAGGACAGAAACAGCAACGCGGCACCGCAGTTGCTGGGCATTGTGAATGCCAGTTTGATCTTGCCGGATTTCGCCCGCAATCTGCTGCCCGCCAGCGTCTATCCGCATGTGGCCATGCGCTTGATGGACCTGGGCCCGGCCACCGGTGCGCAGACGGCAAAGGCGCTGACGGAGAGCACTCTTTATACCGGCCCCTTATGGGCGCAGAGCGCCAATCAGAAAAGCTTTGCGCAAACGGCGGCGCTGGAGCGCACCATGCGTGCGTATGACCGGGTCTGGCTGCTGCAGTTCAAGCCTGTTCCTGATGCGGTGACCTGGCTGGAAAAAGCATTGCCGTGGGCAATTTTTGCCCTGGGCACCTTGGCGGGGCTGGCTTTTGCGCTGGGCTTTTCCGGCTGGTGGCAGACCCGTGCAGGCTGGCTGCAGCGCATTCACTCCTCCAAGCAGGCACGCCAGCAAAGCGATGCCCGCTTTCACGCCATGTGCGAGCAGGCGGCGCTGGGCGTGGTTGAGCTGGAACTGTCCAGCCACAGCATTCTCAAGGCCAACCCCCATTACTGCCGCCTGACCGGATATGCAGAGTCAGAGCTGCTGGCGCGCAATGTGCTTGAGCTGGTGGTGCCCGAAGACCGTGCCTCATGCGCCACGCTGATGGATGTGAACCATCTGCAGCAGTTTTCGCATGCGGGTGGGGAGTTTTGCCTGCGCGCCCGCACCGGCGAGCTGCTGTGGGTCGAGCTGACTGCATTTCTCAAGGATTCAAGTGGCGAGCAGCGTGTGCTGCTGCTGGTGCAGGACATCAGTGGCCGAAAGCGCTTTGAGCAGATGGAGCGCGAGGGCCATCAGCAGTTGCGCAATCTGATGCAGAGACTGCCTGTGGGTCTGGTCATGGAAGACCTGGATGGGCGCTTTGTCTACTGGAACGAAGAATTTTTGCGGCTGGCAGGGCAGGCGGCCTTGCCGGAAACCAGCTCAGCGCAATGGTGGCAGCGGATGTACCCCGACGCAGCAGAACACGAGCGCGTGGTGCAACGCTGGCAAAGCGCCCAGGAAAAAGCCCGCGCCGCACTGAAGGCGGAGAAAAGCCTGCTGTCGTCTCTGGAAACCGAAGCCTGGAATGTGCAGGTTGGCTCGCCTGGCGCCTACACCATTGATTCGCAGGAAATGCAGCTGCTGGGTGTGGATGGTCAGCGCCGCTCGGTTCTGGTCTCGGGCGTGGTGCAGGACGATGGCTGCCTCTTGGTCCTGCAGGACCAGAGCCTGCGCAAGGCAGCGGAGCAGGAAGCCAAACGTCTGGCTTTCTACGATGCGCTGACCGATCTGCCCAACCGCCGCCTGATGGCCGACCGTTTGCAGCAGGCGCTGGAGACCAGCATGCTGCGCCAGCATTTCGGTGGCGTGGTGCTGCTGGATATTGATAATTTCAAGGCCTTCAACGAGGCCTATGGGCTGGAACAGGGCGATCAGCTGCTGGTGGTCATGAGCCAGCGCATCAAGGCCTTGCTGCCCGCTGGCGCCAGCATGGCGCGCCAGGGGGGCGATGATTTTGTGGTGCTGCTGGAAGACCTGGGTACCGACCCGGTGGCTGCCGCAGCCCGGCTGGAGCATGAAGCCAAGCACTGGATGCATGAGCTGCGCGAGTCCATGGAAATTGCCGGTATTCCGCGCAAGATCACCGTCAGCATGGGCCTGAGCCTGTTTGGCGGCCTGCCACTGACGGTGGAAGAAGTGCTGCGCCGCGCAGAAATGGCCATGTACCAGGCCAAGAGCCAGGGGCGCAATACGCGCTGCTTCTTCGATCCGCAGCTGCAGTCCGCCCTTAAGGAACGTCGTGCGCTGGAGCACGATATGCGTGCCGGGCTGGATGCTGGTCAGTTTGAGCTGTTCTATCAGCCCCAGGTGGAAATAGGCCGCATTACCGGGGCCGAAGCCCTGCTGCGCTGGAAGCACCCGGAACGCGGTTATGTACCCCCTGCGCAGTTCATCCCGCTGGCCGAGGAAACCGGCTTCATCCTGCCGCTGGGCGAATGGGTGCTGCAGGCCGCTTGCCACCAACTGGCCTGCTGGGCCCAGCACCCGCGCTTTGGCCAGCTGGTGCTGTCGGTCAACGTCAGCCCCAGCCAGTTTTTGCAGCCGGGGTTTGTGGATCAGGTGCTCAAGGCCCTGGCCGAGCATGGCGCGGATGCGCGCAAGCTCAAGCTGGAGCTGACAGAAGGCATGCTGGTGACCGATGTGGACAGCACCATTGCCAAGATGGCGCGGCTCAAGTCTTACGGCATTGGCTTTTCGCTCGATGACTTTGGCACTGGTTATTCCTCGCTGGCCTATCTCAAGCGCCTGCCGCTCGATCAGCTCAAGATCGACCGCAGCTTTGTGCGCGATGTGCTGACCGACCCCAACGATGCGGCCATTGCGCGCACCATCGTGGCCCTGGCCAAGAGTCTGAGTCTGGAAGTCATTGCCGAGGGCGTGGAAACGCTGGCGCAGTGCCGCTTTCTGGAAGGCATACGCTGCTATGCATGGCAGGGCTATCTGATGAGTCCCGCCGTTCCCCCGCTGGATTTCGAGCGTCTGGTGACCGAGGGGAATGTGCCAGGCTCCAGCGCCCCGGCGCTCAGCCCGGCGTCCATGCGCTGA
- a CDS encoding flavodoxin family protein gives MTCSHHLLIVYHTLTGGSLQMAQAAAEGAQMESGVNVQLLHASQASASHLLGAQGYLFATPENLAAISGVMKDFFDRSYYGALDRIQGRPYASLICAGSDGHNAARQMERICTGWRLKPVAEPLIVCTHAQTPEAILAPKHIPEAELQRCRELGQSMAAGLLMGIF, from the coding sequence ATGACCTGCTCCCACCACCTGCTCATCGTCTATCACACACTCACCGGCGGCAGCCTGCAGATGGCGCAGGCCGCCGCCGAAGGTGCGCAAATGGAATCAGGGGTCAATGTGCAACTGCTGCACGCCTCGCAGGCCAGTGCATCACACCTGCTGGGCGCGCAGGGCTATCTGTTTGCCACGCCGGAAAACCTGGCAGCCATCAGCGGCGTCATGAAGGATTTTTTTGACCGCAGCTACTACGGCGCGCTGGACCGTATTCAGGGCCGCCCCTATGCCAGCCTGATCTGCGCGGGCAGTGATGGGCACAATGCAGCCCGGCAGATGGAGCGCATCTGCACGGGCTGGCGGCTCAAGCCTGTGGCCGAGCCGCTGATTGTCTGCACCCATGCCCAGACGCCCGAAGCCATACTCGCGCCCAAACACATTCCCGAAGCCGAGCTTCAGCGCTGCCGCGAACTGGGCCAGTCCATGGCGGCAGGTCTGCTCATGGGAATCTTCTGA
- a CDS encoding prepilin peptidase — MTFSTTALLGALLCGLLALLLAPLVFRIPQRLTQQWVREINEYTDMELSGLQPEASPLSRPQAALLIAAAALLSYAALAIKGLNPEGVALSLYFLGMLLLVAINIKVLLLPDIVVQPMLWAGLLYHAYAGSAPAHIYGAAIGYLAPFLLALLMQKLARSEFLGRGDFKAMAMAGAWLGAAGMPLFFAGFVAGFVVWATAVWLARNKARCFVSTGPAHLAGALTAVFTPLLA; from the coding sequence ATGACTTTTTCAACCACCGCCCTGCTGGGCGCTCTTCTGTGCGGCCTGCTTGCCCTGCTGCTGGCGCCGCTGGTGTTTCGCATTCCCCAGCGCCTGACCCAGCAATGGGTTCGTGAAATCAACGAATACACCGATATGGAGCTGAGCGGGTTGCAGCCTGAGGCCAGCCCCTTGAGCCGCCCGCAGGCCGCTCTGCTGATCGCCGCAGCTGCGCTGCTGAGCTATGCAGCGCTTGCCATCAAGGGCCTGAACCCCGAAGGGGTAGCGCTCAGCCTTTATTTTCTGGGCATGCTGCTACTGGTTGCTATCAATATCAAAGTTCTGCTGCTGCCCGATATCGTCGTGCAGCCCATGCTGTGGGCTGGTTTGCTCTACCACGCCTATGCAGGATCAGCTCCAGCGCATATCTATGGCGCTGCCATTGGCTATCTGGCCCCTTTTCTGCTGGCGCTGCTGATGCAGAAGCTGGCGCGCAGCGAGTTCCTGGGCCGAGGTGACTTCAAAGCCATGGCCATGGCGGGTGCCTGGCTTGGTGCAGCGGGCATGCCGCTGTTTTTTGCGGGCTTCGTCGCCGGTTTTGTGGTCTGGGCAACAGCGGTATGGCTGGCACGCAATAAAGCCCGCTGCTTTGTCAGCACCGGCCCCGCCCATCTGGCAGGCGCATTGACCGCGGTGTTCACCCCCTTGCTGGCATAA
- the prfH gene encoding peptide chain release factor H yields the protein MLLIQITAAHGPAECEHAARLTLRELLRCAEREGTVMQILEELPTAAGCKSALLRVDAESMPLWLAEWLGTIQWVFASPFRPYHPRKNWFVAVQRCEAPEALPHEGEIIFQACRASGKGGQHVNTTDSAVHAVHVGSGIAVKVMTERSQHANKRLARELIALKLAQRQQEGLQQSARQRSQQHWQVERGKPVKLMRG from the coding sequence ATGCTGCTGATTCAGATTACGGCTGCGCATGGCCCTGCCGAGTGCGAACATGCTGCGCGCCTGACTTTGCGAGAGCTGCTGCGCTGCGCCGAACGTGAGGGCACGGTCATGCAAATTCTGGAAGAGCTGCCCACTGCAGCCGGTTGCAAATCCGCGCTGCTGCGCGTGGATGCGGAATCCATGCCGCTGTGGCTGGCTGAATGGCTGGGCACCATTCAATGGGTGTTTGCCAGCCCGTTCAGGCCGTATCACCCGCGCAAGAACTGGTTTGTGGCCGTGCAGCGCTGCGAGGCTCCTGAGGCGCTGCCGCACGAAGGTGAAATCATCTTTCAGGCCTGCCGCGCCTCTGGCAAAGGCGGCCAGCATGTCAACACCACGGATTCGGCAGTGCATGCCGTGCATGTGGGCAGTGGCATTGCGGTGAAAGTGATGACCGAGCGCAGCCAGCACGCTAACAAGCGCCTGGCGCGTGAGCTGATTGCGCTGAAGCTGGCGCAGCGGCAGCAAGAAGGGCTGCAGCAATCGGCCCGCCAGCGCAGCCAGCAGCACTGGCAGGTGGAGCGCGGCAAGCCTGTGAAGCTGATGCGTGGCTGA
- a CDS encoding RNA ligase RtcB family protein — translation MGNSLMDTYVQVFANRSVWMESAAIEQLHTTARNLQGIRAAVGLPDLHPGRGYPVGAAFFSTERFYPALVGGDIGCGMALHATSLKAHKTSPSKLEKALGVIDGPLPGVLLDEVDRAGLQALAQRSGVATADALLQSLGTIGGGNHFAELQAVDTLYEESALDKKCVYLMVHSGSRGLGGAILREHVERFNHGGLAAASPEADAYWQQHEAAIAYAQLNRRMIAQRMAKALRVELRQVLDISHNHVQRHDWRGQQGFLHRKGATPADEGLVVIPGSRGDYSYLVRPAADRDEALHSLAHGAGRKWARSDCMGRLRPRFSLTDLQQTRFDSTVVCADRELIYEEAPQAYKDVDGVVASLQEAGLLTLVARLKPLLTYKKGAMQCC, via the coding sequence ATGGGCAATTCTTTGATGGACACCTATGTTCAGGTGTTCGCCAACCGCAGCGTCTGGATGGAAAGCGCTGCCATCGAGCAACTCCACACCACCGCCCGCAATTTGCAGGGCATTCGTGCAGCCGTCGGGCTGCCTGATCTGCACCCGGGGCGCGGCTATCCGGTGGGGGCTGCATTTTTTTCAACAGAACGCTTTTATCCGGCACTGGTCGGCGGCGATATTGGCTGTGGCATGGCGCTGCACGCCACCAGCCTGAAGGCGCACAAGACATCGCCCAGCAAGCTGGAAAAAGCGCTGGGCGTGATTGACGGGCCGCTGCCCGGGGTCTTGCTGGACGAGGTCGATAGGGCCGGTTTGCAGGCGCTGGCGCAGCGCAGCGGCGTGGCCACGGCCGATGCCTTGCTGCAAAGCCTGGGCACGATTGGCGGGGGCAATCACTTTGCCGAGCTGCAGGCTGTGGACACACTCTATGAAGAGAGTGCGCTGGATAAAAAGTGCGTTTATCTGATGGTGCATAGCGGCTCGCGCGGGCTGGGCGGTGCCATCTTGCGTGAGCATGTAGAGCGTTTCAACCACGGAGGTCTGGCCGCAGCCAGCCCCGAGGCTGACGCCTACTGGCAGCAGCACGAGGCGGCGATTGCCTATGCCCAGCTCAACCGCCGCATGATTGCGCAGCGCATGGCCAAGGCCTTGCGGGTGGAGCTGCGTCAGGTGCTGGATATCAGCCACAACCATGTGCAGCGCCATGACTGGCGCGGGCAGCAGGGCTTTTTGCACCGCAAGGGCGCAACGCCTGCCGATGAGGGGTTGGTGGTCATTCCCGGCTCGCGTGGTGACTACAGCTATCTGGTGCGCCCAGCCGCAGACCGCGACGAGGCTCTGCATTCGCTGGCCCACGGTGCGGGCCGTAAATGGGCGCGTTCGGACTGCATGGGCAGGCTCAGGCCCAGGTTTTCGCTGACCGATCTGCAGCAGACGCGTTTTGACAGCACGGTGGTCTGCGCCGACCGCGAGCTGATCTACGAGGAAGCCCCGCAGGCCTACAAAGATGTGGATGGCGTGGTTGCCAGCTTGCAGGAAGCCGGTCTTTTGACGCTGGTGGCACGGCTGAAGCCGTTGCTGACGTACAAGAAAGGAGCCATGCAATGCTGCTGA
- a CDS encoding DUF6348 family protein — protein sequence MSEQPQSQNPQPPQSLTLQQLLAHTLAELGIETQEQSERLLLDDGLQLAPHMVDMAAQSNGSWRTSTVIEVYHPLIEDVLFEYQHSAGASQLAALHEGFNTWARMDLVTLRDAVQPELERPSLGLGYTDEATGEAYQRQVVLGPTGHYQQQPPEEKKACPIHAGSEDESAEEETETEAEESEHDFCPCCLFTNSMQAFADLLKSREFLGVRLYAARDAQGEVSADCRVNGHDFPAALPYLQAYAQSWPQAGLEFRKQYVIIRNQP from the coding sequence ATGAGCGAACAGCCTCAATCTCAGAACCCTCAGCCCCCTCAGAGCCTGACCTTGCAGCAACTGCTGGCCCATACCCTGGCCGAGCTGGGCATTGAAACTCAGGAACAAAGCGAGCGCCTGCTGCTGGACGACGGCCTGCAACTGGCGCCGCATATGGTGGACATGGCCGCGCAGTCCAATGGCAGCTGGCGCACCAGCACGGTGATAGAGGTCTATCACCCGCTGATCGAAGATGTGCTGTTTGAGTATCAGCACAGCGCAGGCGCCTCGCAGCTGGCCGCACTGCATGAGGGCTTCAACACCTGGGCGCGCATGGATCTGGTCACGCTGCGCGATGCCGTGCAACCCGAGCTGGAGCGCCCATCGCTGGGCCTGGGATATACCGATGAAGCCACGGGCGAGGCCTATCAGCGCCAGGTGGTGCTGGGCCCAACCGGGCACTATCAGCAGCAGCCGCCTGAAGAGAAAAAGGCTTGCCCCATCCATGCAGGCAGCGAGGATGAGAGCGCAGAGGAAGAAACAGAAACAGAAGCCGAAGAAAGCGAGCACGACTTCTGCCCCTGCTGCCTGTTTACCAACAGCATGCAAGCCTTCGCCGATCTGCTCAAAAGCCGCGAATTTCTGGGCGTGCGCCTGTATGCCGCCCGCGATGCGCAAGGCGAAGTCAGCGCCGATTGCCGTGTTAACGGCCATGACTTTCCAGCAGCCCTGCCCTATCTGCAGGCCTATGCGCAAAGCTGGCCGCAGGCGGGGCTGGAGTTTCGCAAGCAGTACGTCATCATCCGTAACCAGCCCTAA